A region of the Cytobacillus luteolus genome:
ACTATTAGTCTATGAATTTTTTAATAAATTGAAATGGACAAACGCCTGATAAAAGAAGCGAACAAGTCTAATTCTTGTTCGCCTTCTTTTTCCTATCATACTTAACAATGATGGAATCCACGGTGAAAATCATGGTGGAAGTCGTGACATCCACATCTATGACGGAAATGACAAACCGGTCTACAATGGAATCTATCACATAAAGAGTGGCAACGACGGGATTTTGGACAATGGAAATCATCGTCATGACACTTACATACAACTTTGATTACCTTTTCATCCTTTTTCTTCTTTTTCTTCCTGTTTCCCATATAATCACCTCCTAAATAGTATTCATATTAGTTTATGATTCTGGTAAACAGGCCGTATGTACTACTATCTCTACAATTTGAAATTTCCACAGGTATAATGAAAGGATTTAATGAAAGTGCCTATACCTTGATATAGGTATTTGCATAACATATACCGATTACTATTAGTCTAGGAGGAAAATGGAATGTCGAAGAAGAGAAGACCACAAGAAATTAAGGTTGATAAGTTAATTGTGAAAGCAAATGAAGTGATTATTATTGATGAAAATCGTCGTCGTAGACGCTATGATCCATGGTTAGGCAGAAGAGTAGACGACATTGATGACATTGATGTGGATGTAGATGTAGATGTGAAGGTTGATGATGACAAAGTAGATGTCGATGTTGATGTTGATGTTGACATAGACGATGATGACGATCGTAAAAGACCTTTTTCATGGATTTAGCATAGTTATCCATAGCAGGGAGCAGCGTATTAGTTGCTCTCTTTTTATCAGGAGTTTTTTCATATTTTAGCACTAAAGAGCTATTCCGTTTATATTCTATAGTGAGGATATTTCAAAGGTGGAGGAAACGTTGGAATCAGTCATTTTTATAGGAACTAATAAATCTGGGTCTAGTCGAGAAGCTGTAAAAGCTGCAAAAAAAATAGGATACGAAACAATCCTTTTAACTAATAATAAAAAGTTCTTAGCGAACAAATGGGAGTTTCCAGATATCGATTTAATGCTATATGTTTCACCCGTAATGGACTATGAAATTGTCAGTAAAGAAATTACCTTTTTAAGGCATGGTGAAAGAAAGATAAAAGCCATTCTAAGCTTTATTGAGCCATATGTATACTTAGCTGCTTCTTTATCAGTAGAATTTTGTAGTTCTAGTCTAAGCTTAGAAGCAATTGATATCATGGAGGACAAATCCCTCGTGCGGAACGTTCTTCGAAACAGTCCTGTTACTCCTTATTTTAAGATATTAAACAATCAAAGTGAGCTAGAGACCTTTCACTTTAATACCTTGCCACTTGTCATAAAATCCCCATTCTCAACTGGATCAAAGGATGTTCTTCTCGCACGAACGAAAGAGGAATTAGATTTAAAAGTCAATCAATTATTATTAAAGTATCCTCTAGATTCATTAATCGTGGAAGAGTTCTTGGAAGGACCTCAATATTTAGTGGAAGTTATTGTGAAAAATGGAGAGATTTTTATCATCGGTGTGATTGAACAAACGATTTC
Encoded here:
- a CDS encoding ATP-grasp domain-containing protein; this translates as MESVIFIGTNKSGSSREAVKAAKKIGYETILLTNNKKFLANKWEFPDIDLMLYVSPVMDYEIVSKEITFLRHGERKIKAILSFIEPYVYLAASLSVEFCSSSLSLEAIDIMEDKSLVRNVLRNSPVTPYFKILNNQSELETFHFNTLPLVIKSPFSTGSKDVLLARTKEELDLKVNQLLLKYPLDSLIVEEFLEGPQYLVEVIVKNGEIFIIGVIEQTISEYERFIVTGYSFNPKNHELTEKVREVVQGIVEGIKLTNGSCHIELRLVNGTWKLIETNPRVSGGAMNRMIEIGTGINIAEETIKLYAGESISISNRFEKCVYTQYITVGQKGRLLKVTGRARAEALPGVQEVYIKPKKGMTLKPPESMGDRYGYVIAAEHSIEAAKDIALTAAKEIAFYLEPL